A genomic stretch from Aedes albopictus strain Foshan chromosome 2, AalbF5, whole genome shotgun sequence includes:
- the LOC134286165 gene encoding uncharacterized protein LOC134286165 — MERFYTNTLANAKQFMTDYDSEQHSGQLEGWKQRVDGLFQKFEANRLAIELLEEDQDDEEMGEDVKGVDDDAKSVADEKHRVIHQRFELDYVLVSSFIANEIRKLALATPSNPPPQVAGQSRVKLPEVKLPTFDGTISEWITFRDSFKSLIDSNQQLTPFDKFSYLVASLTKDAKKVVESIELSAANYPVAWQLLEKRFENKKLILKTYLDALFAIDPMKRESYESLMRLVDDFERNLSMIDKMGVPTGGWSVLLAHMLCSRLDPSTLKQWESHYRSTDVPEYKDIIAFLQGHLSVLQSLPPSKSHSSESNKAEQQRPSKSKINTVHAVTSPATSSCPFCSKSSHSPFKCDLVPPENPPASPNQSASQSQPTSSSSLENPKPSSSGTSLVSTTVVDAPRSAPATVLLQTAIVKVFSTNGHIQWARALLDPASQLNLITESLVQRSKLHRYQCHQEIGGVGNSAIVSSHAVLVQIGSHCTDFSVEQRCHILKKITRDLPSRSLDASAWTLPSNIILADPKFHEPGPIDLLLGMELYYDLLLEGFTKLGPEKPILQNTVFGWVASGKIGSSLPDRTPKVAHVCSKQPLDELISRFWEIESCWSPSTQSIEEAACEDHFAAHTFRDDSGRFVVTLPKQPSVLAQLGSSKEIATKRFLALERRLDDNPKLKEAYDAFIDEYHQLGHMREVDCSGTSSSAALSYYLPHHGVEKTDSTTTKLRVVFDASCRTDSGVSLNQALMVGAVVQDDLFAIHLRFRMHRIAIIADIEKMYRQIRIHPSDYQLQRILWRSSSSEPLRTFELATVTYGTASAPFLATRCLKELSIQGADTFPHASLVLGKDFYVDDMLTGVDNEDDGAELSSQLQELLQSAGFSLRKWASNSPAVLSNIPAENRDERSVFALDSLSSPIKTLGIQWNPSSDTYSYAVPEWSKEAVITRRVVASDTAKLFLPLGLLGPVVVLAKIFIQSLWQTTVSWDEPLTLEQHQYWSEFRDSLEDITSISIPRWAAFAHNPVVVELHGFCDASEKAYGACLYIRTVSSDGTISARLLAAKSKVAPTGKSKKQSTLTLPRLVLSSALLLAHLYHKVTESVELKTKSFFWTNSMIALCQIRSPPARWKTFVANRVSEIQRLTVGGTWAHVPGAENPADIISRGMSPAQLKDTPAWWNGCQWLSQPSRFWPPINRPIPEDLPSTELEERSVSLPVQATQSSEIFECRSSFSSLVRVVAFLHRFRHNASPRNRTARKVGPLSTLELNNATKTLVKLAQHEAFGADILAITSKGQVSSHSALKNLAPILVGGILRVGGRLRHAAVSEDRKHPMILPARHTLTERILVHYHLKNLHAGSQLLVACAREKYWPLRIRNLARKVVHSCVNCFRCKPTNLEQLMGDLPPERVTPTLPFLNTGVDLCGPFQFRKLPRAPPVKCYVAIFVCLVTKAAHVELVYDLSTAAFLAALQRFVARRGRPRLIQCDNATNFKGAAKELAQLRKQFYDQQHQAEVISTCADDGTEFRFIPPRSPNFGGLWEAAVKSFKRHLRATIGNSVLSQDEFVTLLSRIEACLNSRPLTALSADPNDLEVLTPGHFLVHRPLTAFPEPNLSEVPRNRLDRWQTNQELLRRVWKRWTIDYLSGLHPRTKWTQQRNNIEIGTLVLVKEDNLPPLKWRYGRIIRVCRGTDNNIRVVVVRTADGEYTRLISKICVLPVRQPALNDAGSINPNSED, encoded by the exons atggagcgtttctatacgAACACGTTGGCCAATGCGAAGCAATTTATGACTGATTATGACAGTGAGCAGCACAGCGGACAACTAGAGGGATGGAAACAGCGAGTTGATGGACTTTTCCAGAAGTTCGAAGCAAATCGTCTAGCTATCGAACTGTTAGAAGAAGATCAGGATGACGAAGAGATGGGTGAGGATGTAAAAGGGGTTGATGACGACGCGAAGAGCGTCGCCGACGAAAAGCACCGTGTTATCCATCAGCGGTTCGAGCTCGATTACGTTTTGGTTTCCAGTTTCATTGCTAACGAGATTCGGAAACTCGCGCTTGCTACCCCTTCTAACCCGCCTCCACAAGTTGCTGGACAATCGCGCGTCAAGCTACCCGAAGTTAAACTCCCTACGTTTGATGGCACTATTTCGGAGTGGATCACTTTTCGCGATTCATTCAAATCCCTCATCGATTCTAACCAACAGCTCACCCCGTTTGACAAATTCTCGTATCTCGTAGCCTCTCTAACAAAAGATGCAAAAAAGGTCGTTGAATCGATCGAACTTTCGGCTGCCAACTACCCGGTCGCTTGGCAGCTGTTGGAGAAGAGGTTTGAGAATAAGAAACTGATTCTCAAAACTTATCTCGATGCCCTTTTCGCTATTGACCCCATGAAAAGGGAAAGCTACGAGTCTCTGATGCGGTTGGTCGACGATTTTGAGCGGAATTTGAGCATGATCGACAAGATGGGAGTTCCAACGGGCGGTTGGAGTGTCCTCCTGGCTCACATGCTCTGCAGTCGTCTCGATCCGTCTACGCTGAAGCAATGGGAGTCACACTACCGGTCAACGGACGTTCCAGAGTACAAGGACATCATTGCCTTTCTTCAAGGTCATTTGTCAGTTTTGCAGTCGCTACCACCGTCCAAGTCACATTCATCGGAGTCCAACAAAGCAGAGCAACAGCGTCCATCGAAGTCGAAGATCAACACCGTTCACGCCGTGACCAGTCCAGCGACCAGCTCTTGTCCATTTTGCTCGAAATCTTCGCACTCTCCATTCAAATGCGA TCTGGTTCCACCGGAAAATCCACCCGCCTCGCCGAATCAGTCTGCGTCGCAATCGCAGCCAACGTCGTCGTCTTCGTTAGAAAATCCAAAGCCATCGTCATCTGGTACCAGTCTCGTATCCACCACCGTCGTCGATGCCCCAAGAAGCGCTCCTGCCACCGTGCTGCTGCAAACAGCAATCGTCAAGGTGTTTTCAACGAATGGCCACATCCAGTGGGCCAGAGCCTTGTTGGATCCAGCGTCGCAGTTGAACCTCATCACCGAGAGTCTCGTTCAAAGGTCGAAGCTACATCGCTATCAGTGTCACCAGGAAATTGGAGGCGTAGGCAACTCCGCAATCGTGTCATCTCATGCCGTTCTCGTCCAGATTGGATCTCACTGCACGGACTTTTCCGTTGAACAACGTTGTCACATCCTGAAGAAGATTACCAGAGACCTTCCCAGTAGGTCGCTTGATGCTTCAGCCTGGACACTACCATCGAATATAATCCTCGCAGATCCTAAGTTCCATGAGCCGGGTCCCATTGATCTACTACTCGGTATGGAATTGTATTACGATTTGCTACTCGAAGGATTCACCAAGTTGGGTCCTGAGAAGCCGATTCTACAGAACACTGTTTTTGGTTGGGTTGCCTCGGGTAAGATCGGTTCCAGTCTACCTGATCGAACTCCAAAGGTTGCCCATGTATGCAGCAAGCAACCACTCGATGAGTTAATCTCACGTTTTTGGGAAATCGAGTCCTGCTGGTCTCCCAGTACGCAGTCTATAGAGGAAGCTGCTTGTGAGGACCATTTCGCTGCTCACACTTTTCGAGATGACTCGGGTCGGTTTGTGGTGACGCTTCCAAAGCAGCCGTCCGTTTTAGCCCAACTCGGCAGCTCAAAGGAGATTGCCACCAAAAGATTTCTCGCTCTCGAACGTCGCCTCGACGATAATCCCAAACTGAAGGAAGCTTACGACGCCTTCATCGATGAATACCACCAGCTGGGCCACATGAGGGAAGTAGACTGCTCTGGAACTTCTTCGTCTGCAGCACTGTCGTACTACTTACCTCACCACGGAGTCGAAAAAACTGACAGCACAACCACAAAACTGCGGGTCGTTTTTGACGCCTCATGTCGGACCGACAGCGGGGTCTCCTTGAATCAGGCGCTGATGGTGGGTGCTGTGGTTCAGGACGACCTCTTCGCCATCCATCTTCGGTTTCGCATGCACAGGATCGCCATTATTGCAGACATAGAAAAGATGTATCGTCAGATACGCATCCATCCGTCGGACTATCAACTACAGCGCATACTGTGGCGTAGTTCGTCATCTGAACCGTTGCGCACTTTTGAGCTAGCGACGGTGACTTACGGTACAGCATCTGCTCCCTTTTTGGCCACCAGATGCCTGAAAGAGCTGTCCATACAAGGTGCTGACACTTTTCCACACGCATCGCTAGTTTTGGGCAAGGATTTTTACGTGGACGATATGCTTACCGGGGTCGACAACGAAGACGACGGAGCAGAACTTAGCAGTCAACTCCAGGAACTACTACAGTCAGCTGGGTTTAGTCTACGAAAGTGGGCGTCCAACTCCCCAGCTGTTCTCTCGAACATTCCGGCCGAAAATCGTGACGAACGGTCGGTGTTTGCTTTAGATTCGCTCTCGTCTCCGATTAAGACCCTCGGAATTCAGTGGAACCCCTCCAGCGACACGTACAGCTACGCTGTTCCAGAATGGTCCAAAGAAGCTGTCATTACTCGTCGCGTCGTTGCATCCGACACTGCCAAACTATTCCTGCCTCTCGGACTGCTAGGTCCCGTCGTTGTACTTGCCAAGATATTCATTCAATCTCTGTGGCAGACTACCGTGTCCTGGGACGAGCCTCTGACTCTAGAGCAACATCAATATTGGTCCGAGTTTCGTGACAGCTTAGAGGACATCACATCGATTTCCATTCCTCGATGGGCAGCATTTGCTCATAATCCTGTTGTGGTAGAGTTGCATGGGTTCTGCGATGCTTCAGAGAAGGCATACGGGGCCTGCCTCTACATTCGAACGGTGTCAAGTGATGGCACCATTTCCGCCAGACTACTCGCCGCCAAATCGAAGGTGGCGCCCACAGGAAAATCGAAAAAGCAGTCCACGCTCACCCTACCCAGATTGGTACTTTCATCAGCGTTACTTCTAGCTCATTTGTACCACAAGGTCACCGAAAGCGTCGAATTGAAAACGAAGTCGTTCTTTTGGACGAATTCCATGATTGCTCTCTGTCAGATTCGCTCGCCACCAGCTCGTTGGAAAACCTTTGTAGCGAATCGCGTTTCAGAGATCCAGCGCCTAACGGTTGGTGGAACTTGGGCTCATGTACCCGGTGCTGAAAACCCCGCGGACATTATCTCGCGTGGTATGAGCCCCGCGCAATTGAAAGATACGCCAGCCTGGTGGAACGGATGCCAGTGGCTAAGCCAACCGTCTCGTTTCTGGCCTCCCATCAACCGTCCAATCCCCGAGGATCTACCTTCTACCGAGCTGGAGGAACGCTCGGTCTCATTGCCAGTGCAAGCCACACAATCCAGCGAAATATTCGAGTGTCGCTCATCGTTCTCCAGTCTAGTTCGGGTAGTTGCCTTTCTACACCGATTCCGACACAATGCTTCGCCTCGAAATCGAACTGCTCGAAAGGTTGGGCCTCTCAGCACCTTGGAGCTGAACAATGCTACCAAGACGCTCGTAAAGCTTGCTCAACACGAAGCCTTTGGAGCAGACATTCTCGCCATCACATCAAAAGGACAAGTCAGCTCCCATTCTGCCTTGAAAAACCTCGCTCCCATCCTAGTTGGTGGGATTCTTCGTGTTGGTGGTCGTTTACGTCACGCAGCTGTTTCCGAGGACAGGAAACATCCCATGATTCTGCCAGCTCGTCATACACTCACAGAACGCATTCTGGTTCACTACCACCTGAAAAATCTTCACGCCGGATCACAACTACTGGTTGCCTGCGCACGGGAGAAATACTGGCCTCTTCGAATCAGGAACTTGGCTCGGAAGGTTGTACACTCCTGCGTGAATTGCTTCCGCTGCAAACCCACCAATCTCGAACAGCTAATGGGGGACTTGCCTCCTGAGAGAGTGACACCAACTCTACCGTTTTTGAATACTGGTGTAGATCTGTGTGGACCCTTCCAGTTTCGGAAGCTGCCTAGAGCCCCTCCTGTGAAATGCTACGTGGCTATTTTCGTTTGCCTTGTCACAAAGGCTGCCCACGTAGAACTTGTGTACGACCTCAGTACAGCCGCATTTCTGGCGGCGTTGCAACGTTTCGTCGCTCGCAGAGGGCGACCAAGGCTTATCCAGTGCGACAACGCCACAAATTTCAAGGGAGCAGCAAAGGAACTCGCACAGCTACGCAAGCAGTTCTATGATCAGCAACATCAGGCAGAAGTAATCAGCACGTGCGCAGATGATGGCACCGAATTCAGGTTCATTCCGCCCCGCAGTCCCAATTTTGGGGGATTGTGGGAGGCGGCGGTGAAATCGTTTAAGAGGCATCTCCGGGCCACTATTGGAAATTCGGTGCTTTCTCAGGACGAGTTTGTGACCCTACTATCTCGCATCGAGGCTTGCTTGAATTCTAGGCCATTGACTGCGCTCTCGGCCGACCCTAATGACCTGGAAGTCTTAACTCCGGGACATTTTCTCGTTCATCGGCCTCTCACCGCGTTTCCTGAGCCTAACCTGTCCGAAGTACCGAGGAACCGCCTCGACCGGTGGCAGACGAATCAGGAACTACTCCGACGCGTTTGGAAGCGTTGGACCATCGACTACCTGTCAGGCCTCCATCCACGTACTAAGTGGACTCAACAGCGCAACAACATTGAGATCGGCACTTTGGTGTTGGTCAAGGAAGACAACCTCCCACCATTGAAATGGAGGTACGGCCGTATCATCCGAGTCTGCCGCGGCACGGACAACAACATCCGTGTAGTCGTCGTGCGGACTGCCGATGGCGAGTATACCCGATTAATCTCGAAGATATGCGTTCTACCTGTACGCCAGCCTGCATTGAACGATGCCGGCTCAATCAACCCAAACTCAGAGGACTGA